From Pongo pygmaeus isolate AG05252 chromosome 1, NHGRI_mPonPyg2-v2.0_pri, whole genome shotgun sequence, one genomic window encodes:
- the LOC129039530 gene encoding olfactory receptor 10C1-like has product MDHVSHNWTQSFILAGFTTTGTLQPLAFLGTLCIYLLTLAGNILIIVLIQLDSGLFTPMYFFISVLSFVEVWYVSTTVPTLLHTLLHGCSPISSAVCFIQLYVFHSLGMTECYLLGVMALDRYLAICHPLQYHALMSRQVQLRLAGATWVAGFSAALVPATLTATLPFCLREVAHYFCDLAPLMRLACVDTSWHARAHGTVIGVATGCNFVLILGLYGGVLNAVLKLPSAASRAKAFSTCSSHMTMVSLFYASAFTVYVGSPGSRPESTDKLIALVYALITPFLNPIIYSLRNKEVKEALRRVIDRIRIILREPQ; this is encoded by the coding sequence ATGGATCACGTCAGTCATAACTGGACCCAGAGTTTTATCCTTGCTGGTTTCACTACCACTGGGACCCTACAACCTCTTGCCTTCTTGGGAACCCTATGCATCTATCTCCTCACACTTGCAGGGAACATTCTCATCATTGTCCTGATACAGTTAGATTCTGGACTGTTCACGCCCATGTACTTCTTTATCAGTGTCCTCTCCTTTGTAGAGGTGTGGTATGTCAGCACCACAGTGCCCACGCTGCTGCACACCTTGCTCCATGGGTGTTCACCCATCTCATCAGCTGTATGCTTTATTCAGCTGTATGTCTTTCATTCCTTAGGGATGACTGAGTGCTACCTGCTGGGTGTCATGGCACTGGATCGCTACCTTGCCATCTGCCACCCACTCCAGTACCACGCACTCATGAGCAGACAGGTACAGTTACGACTAGCTGGGGCCACTTGGGTGGCTGGCTTCTCAGCTGCACTTGTGCCAGCCACCCTCACTGCCACTCTGCCCTTCTGCTTGAGAGAGGTGGCCCATTACTTTTGTGACTTGGCACCGCTAATGCGGTTAGCATGTGTGGACACAAGCTGGCATGCTAGGGCCCATGGCACAGTGATTGGTGTGGCCACTGGTTGCAACTTTGTGCTCATTTTGGGACTCTATGGAGGTGTCCTGAATGCTGTGCTGAAGCTACCCTCGGCTGCCAGTCGTGCCAAGGCCTTCTCTACCTGTTCCTCCCACATGACTATGGTGTCACTATTCTATGCTTCTGCCTTCACAGTATATGTGGGCTCACCTGGGAGTCGACCTGAGAGCACAGACAAGCTTATTGCCTTGGTATATGCCCTTATTACCCCTTTCCTCAATCCTATCATCTATAGCCTTCGCAACAAGGAGGTGAAGGAGGCTTTAAGGAGAGTCATTGACAGGATCAGAATTATTTTAAGGGAACCTCAATGA